The following are encoded in a window of Bacillus sp. es.036 genomic DNA:
- a CDS encoding N-acetylmuramoyl-L-alanine amidase encodes MIIIDAGHGGKDPGAIADGVKEKDWNLEVSLHQYGFLKKLGIPCKLTRKTDTDLSPDKRSELVRSSGATICLSNHFNAGGGSGAEVIHSKYATSVFAKSTADALKKMGMSVRRVFSREGMNGKDYYYMHRLTGQVETLIIEYGFLDSAVDRKKLNVRSYRFQLAEEAALAAVRYMKGTLNSSVYFVQSGAYKEKSRAEQLCEELKKKGYEAFVKQER; translated from the coding sequence ATGATTATCATTGATGCGGGGCATGGTGGGAAAGATCCAGGGGCTATTGCGGATGGAGTAAAAGAAAAGGATTGGAATTTAGAGGTATCCTTACATCAATATGGATTTTTGAAAAAGCTCGGTATTCCTTGTAAACTGACTCGAAAAACGGATACTGATTTGTCTCCTGATAAGCGCTCTGAGCTCGTAAGATCTTCTGGTGCAACGATTTGTTTAAGCAATCATTTCAATGCAGGTGGTGGAAGTGGAGCAGAAGTGATTCATTCAAAATATGCTACCTCCGTTTTTGCTAAAAGCACTGCTGATGCATTGAAGAAGATGGGCATGTCAGTACGGAGGGTATTCTCAAGAGAAGGGATGAATGGGAAAGATTATTATTATATGCACCGATTAACTGGGCAGGTTGAAACGCTTATTATTGAATATGGTTTTCTAGACTCTGCTGTCGATCGAAAGAAATTAAATGTTCGATCCTATCGTTTCCAGTTAGCTGAAGAAGCAGCGCTTGCTGCTGTGCGTTACATGAAAGGGACTCTTAACAGTTCGGTCTATTTCGTCCAATCAGGTGCTTATAAGGAAAAGAGCAGAGCCGAGCAATTATGTGAAGAATTGAAGAAAAAAGGTTACGAAGCATTTGTGAAACAAGAACGTTAA
- a CDS encoding YfhE family protein — translation MAKNSQYQPIHESGFSLSDAQEVKYAKDFKKADIAGGIRKPKVKRAKNENPDLLK, via the coding sequence ATGGCTAAGAATTCACAATATCAACCGATTCATGAAAGCGGATTTTCTCTAAGTGACGCTCAAGAGGTAAAATACGCGAAAGACTTTAAAAAAGCAGATATCGCAGGAGGCATTCGTAAGCCAAAAGTTAAGCGAGCTAAGAATGAAAATCCTGATTTACTGAAATAA
- a CDS encoding Ger(x)C family spore germination protein: protein MKKIWHLSIIFSTILLFLTSCWDQELLKESKLIYGAGFDYENENEIRTTFVVRNLGVPVSQGGVYSNRVISLSGTSPRDTRIKMDRIISKQVTASKNQLILLGDEVAKQDIDHMFDILYRDPKSPLDARVAVVEGRAEDVFNLDHIGDTLITEFSTNLIKGAENKTEAPRMTVEKAFRYSHDIGQDYAFPYISYNEEVGAPEINGIALFHQSNFTGVVLPPFDATLLLLMADAKSKKASIVENIGKQHDQGFLTQTVTVNIQNTKSDIKYSFQNGNVSKVFVNLEVRGNIEEYPQDHLFKESQLEDIADELSKKLTERGNNLLAKLQEANCDFLGIGRDLNAYHHESWHPKQWEKKFPELNIEAKVKVKISETGIIK from the coding sequence ATGAAAAAAATATGGCACCTTTCCATTATCTTTTCAACCATACTATTGTTCTTAACTTCTTGCTGGGATCAAGAACTGTTAAAAGAATCCAAACTTATTTATGGTGCTGGATTCGATTATGAAAATGAGAATGAAATTCGTACGACGTTCGTTGTTCGTAACCTTGGTGTTCCTGTTAGTCAAGGAGGAGTCTATTCCAATCGAGTTATCTCTCTTTCTGGTACTTCACCTAGAGACACACGGATAAAAATGGACCGTATTATATCGAAACAGGTAACAGCATCTAAAAATCAACTTATTCTTTTAGGAGATGAGGTTGCTAAACAAGACATTGATCACATGTTCGATATTCTGTATCGAGATCCAAAGAGTCCACTCGATGCTCGCGTAGCTGTTGTTGAAGGGCGGGCAGAGGATGTCTTTAACTTAGATCACATCGGCGATACCCTCATTACCGAATTTTCAACGAACCTTATTAAAGGCGCTGAAAACAAAACTGAAGCACCGCGTATGACAGTCGAAAAAGCGTTTCGCTATTCTCATGATATTGGGCAGGACTATGCCTTTCCATACATTAGTTATAATGAAGAGGTTGGTGCACCTGAGATAAACGGAATTGCTCTATTTCACCAATCAAACTTCACGGGGGTCGTGCTCCCTCCTTTTGATGCTACACTTCTACTTCTTATGGCTGATGCAAAGAGTAAAAAAGCCAGTATTGTTGAAAATATAGGTAAACAGCATGATCAAGGATTCTTGACCCAGACGGTTACTGTTAACATTCAAAACACGAAATCAGATATTAAGTACTCGTTTCAAAATGGGAATGTCAGTAAAGTTTTTGTTAATCTAGAAGTAAGAGGGAATATCGAGGAATATCCTCAAGACCACCTCTTTAAAGAAAGTCAGTTAGAAGACATTGCAGATGAGTTATCGAAGAAATTAACGGAAAGAGGGAACAATTTACTAGCAAAACTCCAGGAAGCGAACTGTGATTTTCTTGGCATTGGACGCGACCTAAATGCTTATCATCATGAATCATGGCATCCTAAACAGTGGGAGAAGAAATTTCCAGAACTAAACATAGAAGCAAAGGTGAAAGTAAAAATTTCAGAAACAGGGATTATTAAATAG
- a CDS encoding GerAB/ArcD/ProY family transporter produces MKTTSTINNAQLFFIIFQTQVGVGVLSLPSSLYADAGTDGWITLLITGGAIQFIIFILYFLCARFPTLTLYEFAPKIIGKYAAGIISVLYVAFAIATSVIVLELFETTIKTWILFRTPMLVILLLLTVSGTYLAVGKIKVMGRFYQFVSILILPLIIMSAYTLKDADIRYILPIGQNGFGTILKATQKGIVSMLGFEIVLFIYPYVQNKGKAALKSLTLANIAVTSLYTFLSFTTYVFFSPNQLEVIPEPLVYMLKGISFVIVDRVDLIFLSIWIISVMTSYVSYLYIAGKGIQRLTKRKKTTGSILIASFIALFFSMFSHDRYTVEMLSGYHAKASYFFALGFPLMLLLISLLFKKKEESQ; encoded by the coding sequence ATGAAAACGACTAGCACAATTAATAACGCACAGCTATTTTTCATTATTTTCCAAACACAGGTTGGCGTTGGGGTCCTTTCACTTCCCTCATCCTTATATGCAGATGCAGGAACTGATGGATGGATCACGCTTTTGATCACCGGTGGAGCCATTCAATTCATTATTTTTATTCTATATTTTTTATGTGCACGTTTTCCAACCTTAACGTTATACGAATTTGCTCCTAAAATTATTGGCAAGTATGCAGCAGGGATCATTTCAGTTCTTTATGTTGCTTTTGCGATAGCAACTTCCGTCATTGTATTAGAGCTATTCGAAACAACCATTAAAACTTGGATTTTGTTTCGTACTCCGATGTTGGTTATTTTATTACTGCTAACCGTAAGCGGGACTTACCTTGCAGTTGGCAAGATCAAGGTGATGGGAAGGTTTTATCAATTTGTATCCATCCTCATCCTCCCGCTAATCATAATGTCCGCTTATACGTTGAAAGATGCAGATATCAGGTATATTCTACCAATTGGTCAAAATGGCTTTGGTACAATTCTCAAAGCGACTCAAAAAGGGATTGTCTCCATGCTGGGATTTGAAATCGTTCTATTTATCTATCCTTATGTTCAAAACAAGGGTAAGGCAGCACTTAAAAGCCTAACCCTTGCTAATATTGCTGTCACAAGTTTATATACTTTTTTGTCCTTCACAACCTATGTTTTTTTTAGCCCTAACCAACTTGAAGTGATTCCAGAGCCTCTCGTTTATATGTTAAAAGGCATCTCCTTTGTTATCGTTGACAGGGTTGATTTGATCTTCTTGTCCATCTGGATTATTTCAGTGATGACATCTTATGTGTCTTACTTATACATCGCAGGAAAAGGAATACAGCGCTTAACAAAGAGAAAAAAAACAACCGGTTCTATTCTGATTGCGTCCTTTATTGCACTGTTTTTCTCCATGTTTTCACATGATCGATATACAGTTGAAATGCTTTCAGGCTATCACGCAAAAGCTAGCTATTTTTTTGCACTTGGTTTTCCTCTCATGCTCTTGCTCATTAGTCTTTTATTTAAGAAGAAAGAGGAATCGCAATGA
- a CDS encoding spore germination protein has translation MRRGKRKPIRNEPYQIPTATESHEAFFSIEQNKEYLNSKFYHTEDIKFRNITIENIACILAYLDPLVDEDKLQKTIMKPLMEKNKLDIEDTVTSKEYRRSMNLNEAITALTKGFVAFFIEGHQHFYLLEAFSASSRPVSEPINEQVVRGSHEGFVENIMQNLQMLRRRIENPNLVIRFFKVGKTTDTKLAIIYLQHLVNPDLIQEVEKRITAIKTDSIQTPGYVEEFIEDSPFSPFPQMLSTERPDRLTAHIIEGRIGLLMEGSPSTLIMPVTFFAFYQSPEDYNSRWYIGSILRLIRVASFIFALGLPSLYIATVSFHSEVLPAELILNIKSSLENVPFPPLLEALIMQIILELLREAAIRLPGPIAQTIGIVGGLVIGTAIVEANLVSNMMIIVVALTAISSFAVPSYEMSMSIRLLGFPLMLLSASFGFIGLVFGLAIILIHLCSLETFGTPYFSPLAPLRLNELKDSIVRLPRWLLGDRPTDVHPQFNKQEWRSRGWKKNEND, from the coding sequence GTGAGACGTGGTAAACGAAAACCTATCCGAAATGAACCTTATCAAATCCCAACTGCTACTGAATCACATGAGGCGTTTTTTTCAATTGAACAAAACAAGGAATATCTCAATTCGAAATTTTACCATACAGAAGATATTAAATTTAGAAACATTACCATTGAGAATATTGCATGCATACTTGCGTACCTAGACCCTCTCGTAGATGAGGATAAACTTCAAAAAACCATTATGAAACCCTTAATGGAAAAGAATAAATTAGACATTGAAGATACAGTGACTTCTAAGGAATATCGCCGTTCAATGAACTTAAATGAAGCTATCACTGCATTAACAAAGGGTTTTGTAGCCTTCTTTATAGAAGGTCATCAACACTTTTATCTACTGGAAGCTTTTTCAGCAAGTTCTAGGCCCGTGTCAGAACCAATCAATGAGCAAGTTGTTCGTGGTTCACATGAAGGGTTTGTTGAAAACATTATGCAAAACTTACAAATGCTTCGCAGAAGAATTGAGAACCCAAATCTTGTGATAAGGTTTTTTAAGGTTGGGAAAACAACCGATACAAAATTAGCAATCATATATTTGCAACACCTCGTCAACCCAGACTTGATTCAAGAGGTTGAAAAAAGAATAACGGCTATCAAAACCGACTCCATTCAAACCCCAGGATATGTAGAAGAATTTATTGAAGATTCACCATTTTCACCATTTCCCCAAATGCTAAGTACAGAACGACCAGATCGATTAACTGCTCATATTATTGAAGGCAGAATCGGCTTGTTGATGGAAGGAAGTCCTTCCACCCTAATCATGCCTGTTACGTTCTTTGCATTTTATCAATCTCCGGAAGATTACAATAGCCGGTGGTATATTGGTTCAATCTTGAGACTCATCAGAGTAGCAAGCTTTATATTCGCACTCGGTTTGCCATCTCTTTATATTGCCACTGTTTCTTTTCACTCTGAGGTGCTACCTGCTGAACTAATTTTAAACATTAAAAGTTCGCTTGAAAATGTTCCGTTCCCTCCATTACTTGAAGCACTCATCATGCAGATTATTCTTGAATTATTAAGAGAAGCTGCCATTCGCCTGCCCGGTCCTATCGCACAAACCATTGGTATCGTTGGAGGTTTAGTTATTGGAACAGCCATCGTAGAAGCAAATCTTGTCTCAAATATGATGATTATCGTTGTAGCCCTCACGGCAATTTCGTCCTTTGCTGTTCCATCTTATGAAATGAGTATGTCCATAAGGCTTCTAGGTTTTCCACTCATGCTACTCTCTGCGTCTTTTGGTTTTATAGGGCTTGTTTTTGGACTAGCGATCATCCTCATTCATTTATGTAGTCTAGAAACATTCGGCACTCCTTACTTCTCGCCACTTGCACCTTTGCGCTTGAATGAACTAAAAGATTCAATTGTTCGTCTTCCAAGATGGCTACTCGGGGATCGACCAACGGATGTACATCCGCAGTTTAATAAGCAAGAGTGGCGTTCAAGAGGGTGGAAAAAGAATGAAAACGACTAG
- the argS gene encoding arginine--tRNA ligase: protein MMYKKLFADKLFQAFDGKVERSDMIQRIEIPKHESHGDYAFPCFQLAKLEKMSPNQIATNLASKLNDPLFEKIDAVGPYVNVFLNKKMVTSDVIHLVLSQEEEYGSSNVGKDGAVTIDLSSPNIAKPFSMGHLRSTVIGNALALIVEKVGYRPIRINHLGNWGTQFGKLITAYRKWGNEQKVREQTIKELLKLYILFHEEAAVDPLLEDEGRKAFKELEQGDLEAVTLWKWFREESLKEFNRIYDLMGITFDSTKGEAFYNDKMQRVIKMLEEKDLLVESNGAMVVELGEDIPPCLIRKKDGASLYATRDLAAAIYRYETYGFSESLYVVGNEQSLHFKQLIEVLKKLGFEWAEQMHHINFGMMLKDGKKMSTRKGKVVLLEEVISEAIELAKENIESKNPDLANKSAISEQIGVGAVLFHDLKNDRRNDIDFSLEDMLRVEGETGPYVQYTHARACSILRKGNYQKVESMEMLEGEQAWSVVTKLRQFPHTIERAATEYDPSQIAKFVLELSRAFNKYYGQVRILEENSSKQARLQLVMAVSIVLREGLRLLGLHAPEEM from the coding sequence ATGATGTATAAAAAGCTCTTTGCAGACAAACTCTTTCAAGCATTTGATGGGAAAGTTGAGCGTAGTGACATGATACAACGAATTGAAATTCCGAAACATGAGTCACATGGTGATTACGCTTTTCCATGTTTTCAACTTGCTAAGTTGGAAAAAATGTCCCCTAATCAAATTGCGACAAATCTTGCTAGTAAATTGAACGATCCTCTATTCGAGAAAATAGACGCAGTTGGCCCTTATGTCAATGTGTTTCTTAATAAGAAAATGGTTACGAGTGATGTTATTCATCTGGTCCTTAGTCAAGAAGAAGAGTATGGGAGCTCCAATGTAGGTAAAGATGGTGCGGTAACGATCGATTTGTCATCACCTAATATTGCGAAACCTTTTTCAATGGGACACTTACGCTCAACGGTGATTGGGAATGCTCTAGCGTTAATTGTTGAAAAAGTTGGCTATCGTCCTATTCGAATTAATCATCTTGGGAATTGGGGTACGCAGTTTGGAAAATTAATAACGGCGTATCGGAAGTGGGGTAATGAGCAAAAAGTCCGTGAACAAACAATTAAAGAGCTACTTAAATTATATATTTTGTTTCACGAAGAAGCTGCCGTTGATCCTTTACTTGAAGATGAAGGGAGAAAGGCATTTAAAGAGTTAGAACAAGGCGATTTGGAAGCTGTGACGCTCTGGAAGTGGTTCCGTGAAGAATCTCTTAAGGAGTTTAATCGTATTTATGACCTCATGGGCATTACATTCGATTCGACAAAAGGAGAAGCTTTTTATAACGATAAAATGCAGCGAGTGATTAAGATGCTAGAAGAAAAGGACCTGTTAGTTGAATCCAATGGTGCCATGGTTGTTGAGCTTGGAGAAGATATACCTCCGTGCTTAATTAGAAAGAAGGATGGAGCCTCTCTTTATGCCACTCGAGATTTAGCAGCAGCGATTTATCGTTATGAAACATATGGCTTTAGTGAATCCCTTTACGTAGTAGGAAATGAACAAAGCCTTCATTTCAAGCAATTAATTGAAGTTCTAAAAAAGTTAGGATTCGAATGGGCTGAGCAAATGCACCATATCAACTTTGGGATGATGCTTAAAGATGGAAAGAAAATGTCAACGAGAAAAGGGAAAGTCGTTTTGCTTGAAGAGGTTATAAGTGAGGCGATTGAACTTGCAAAAGAAAATATTGAATCCAAAAATCCCGATTTAGCAAACAAAAGTGCTATTTCAGAACAAATTGGGGTTGGGGCCGTCTTGTTTCATGATTTAAAGAATGATCGTCGAAATGACATCGACTTTTCCCTTGAAGATATGTTACGAGTTGAAGGAGAAACTGGTCCATATGTACAGTACACACACGCTCGTGCTTGTTCCATACTACGTAAAGGGAATTATCAAAAAGTAGAAAGTATGGAAATGCTAGAAGGTGAACAAGCCTGGTCAGTGGTCACAAAACTTCGTCAGTTTCCCCATACGATTGAACGAGCAGCTACTGAATACGATCCTTCTCAAATCGCAAAATTTGTTTTAGAACTTTCACGTGCTTTCAACAAATACTATGGACAAGTTCGTATTTTAGAAGAGAACTCATCCAAACAAGCTAGATTACAGCTAGTTATGGCTGTATCAATTGTTTTGAGAGAGGGATTGCGATTACTTGGTCTTCACGCACCTGAAGAAATGTAA
- a CDS encoding TraR/DksA C4-type zinc finger protein, with protein MLTTGQLRSFKNTIQKRIRALNEELVDNDEFGISQSFVQHSTGELSNYDNHPGDTATELYEREKDLSLNEHAKQELAELNNALERISNGKYGRCDKCGNEISIERLSILPTAKTCVEHSPSQKTSNQRPAEEDVLGQSFSEHINDEEESNFFDAEDSWQRTARYGTSETPSDFNDQQMSYDRMYIDSNELNGYVEEIETFLSADIDGKPTGVVPNERHERYEDQLDDYEEQASQGMIEDTDMNK; from the coding sequence ATGCTAACGACAGGTCAACTCCGCTCATTTAAAAATACGATTCAAAAACGTATTAGAGCACTCAATGAAGAATTGGTTGATAATGATGAGTTTGGAATTTCTCAATCATTTGTCCAACATTCTACGGGGGAACTTTCAAATTATGATAATCACCCTGGCGATACAGCTACAGAACTTTATGAGCGAGAAAAAGATCTTTCATTAAATGAACATGCGAAACAAGAATTAGCTGAACTTAACAATGCACTTGAACGTATAAGTAACGGCAAATATGGTAGATGTGACAAGTGCGGAAATGAGATCTCCATCGAAAGGCTTTCCATTCTCCCCACTGCCAAAACCTGCGTCGAACATAGCCCCTCACAAAAAACGTCAAACCAAAGACCTGCAGAAGAAGATGTACTTGGTCAATCATTCAGTGAGCATATAAATGATGAAGAAGAATCGAATTTTTTTGACGCTGAAGACTCCTGGCAACGAACCGCAAGATACGGAACTTCTGAAACCCCTTCTGATTTCAATGATCAGCAAATGAGCTATGATCGCATGTATATCGATTCGAATGAACTAAATGGGTATGTTGAAGAAATCGAAACTTTTCTATCTGCTGATATTGACGGTAAACCCACTGGTGTCGTTCCTAATGAACGTCACGAACGATATGAGGATCAATTGGATGACTATGAAGAACAGGCTTCGCAAGGAATGATTGAAGATACTGATATGAACAAATGA
- the ctaG gene encoding cytochrome c oxidase assembly factor CtaG, translating into MWEQLTSTFSFSALWSPGILVAAIVIAGFYLLLTGPWKDSFKDASPFPLYKKIFFLIGVALFYIGLGGPLSLMGHLLLSIHMTEMALVYLVAPPLILVGTPAWLLRPLLNVKVIRKIVQFFTFPIISLLLFNGLFSFYHIPEIFDYLMVHYTAQNFYKAALIVTAFAMWWPLVCPVPEYDTLSGVKKLGYIFADGVLLTPACALIIFATTPLYATYTDPTVWANAMGYCVPSGTTVSPELFDQFKPLGIMEDQQLGGIIMKIIQELSYGSALGYIFFQWARKEREKDAEELQSPEFRMSEI; encoded by the coding sequence ATGTGGGAACAATTAACGAGCACGTTTTCGTTTAGTGCTCTCTGGAGCCCTGGAATTCTCGTAGCTGCGATTGTTATCGCTGGCTTCTATTTACTTCTTACAGGACCCTGGAAAGATAGCTTTAAAGACGCATCACCCTTCCCCCTTTATAAAAAGATCTTCTTCTTAATTGGGGTTGCCTTATTTTACATTGGACTCGGTGGACCATTATCACTAATGGGACATTTATTACTCAGTATTCACATGACTGAAATGGCTCTTGTCTATTTAGTTGCGCCACCTCTTATTCTCGTTGGGACACCCGCATGGTTGCTTCGACCATTACTAAATGTCAAAGTTATTCGCAAAATCGTTCAATTTTTCACTTTCCCAATTATTTCACTGCTTTTGTTTAATGGATTGTTTTCTTTTTATCACATACCAGAAATATTCGATTACTTAATGGTCCATTACACAGCTCAGAATTTCTATAAAGCAGCTCTGATTGTGACAGCTTTCGCGATGTGGTGGCCACTCGTTTGTCCAGTACCTGAGTATGACACGTTATCAGGTGTAAAGAAACTCGGCTATATTTTCGCAGATGGCGTTCTACTAACACCAGCTTGTGCACTAATCATTTTCGCAACTACTCCACTTTACGCAACCTATACAGACCCTACCGTATGGGCCAATGCAATGGGATACTGTGTCCCTAGTGGCACAACCGTATCACCTGAATTATTTGACCAATTCAAGCCGCTAGGAATTATGGAAGACCAACAGCTAGGCGGAATCATCATGAAAATCATCCAAGAATTATCATACGGCAGCGCCCTCGGCTACATCTTCTTCCAATGGGCAAGAAAAGAACGCGAAAAAGACGCCGAAGAACTACAATCACCAGAATTCAGAATGAGTGAGATTTAG
- a CDS encoding ArsR/SmtB family transcription factor, with protein sequence MDLDEETLFIVSQTFKALGDPTRIRILNLLADRECAVSEIADVLHLSQSTVSHQLRFLKNLRLVKFRRAGTSIFYSPDDQHVMALLHQAIHHACHD encoded by the coding sequence ATGGATTTAGATGAAGAAACGCTTTTCATTGTTTCACAAACCTTCAAAGCTCTTGGTGATCCCACAAGGATACGGATCTTGAACTTACTAGCTGATCGGGAATGTGCTGTTAGTGAAATAGCAGATGTCCTTCATCTTTCACAGTCGACTGTGTCGCATCAGCTTCGTTTTCTAAAGAACTTACGATTAGTTAAGTTCAGAAGAGCAGGAACAAGCATCTTTTATTCTCCTGATGACCAACATGTGATGGCATTGCTTCATCAAGCAATTCATCATGCTTGTCATGATTGA
- a CDS encoding NUDIX hydrolase, translating to MDYIQELRALVGSRPLILPGVAILLFDQSKSNLLMQKRTDNNRWGLTGGFMEPGESFEETVARETFEELGITIQNLTFESVFSGENLYYQYPNGHEVFSVIAVYSGQCASDDFKLDEKEVSEVRYFQINELPDNINPNHQIVLKQLGY from the coding sequence ATGGATTACATTCAGGAACTTAGAGCGCTTGTCGGGAGTCGACCACTTATATTACCAGGTGTAGCAATTCTGCTATTTGATCAATCGAAATCAAATCTTCTTATGCAAAAAAGGACCGATAATAATAGATGGGGATTAACAGGCGGATTTATGGAGCCAGGAGAGTCATTCGAAGAAACGGTAGCTCGTGAAACGTTTGAAGAATTGGGAATAACCATTCAAAACTTAACTTTTGAATCGGTTTTTTCTGGAGAGAATCTTTATTACCAATACCCGAATGGGCATGAAGTTTTTAGTGTAATTGCTGTCTATTCTGGGCAGTGTGCAAGTGATGATTTTAAATTAGACGAGAAGGAAGTATCTGAAGTGAGGTATTTTCAAATCAATGAATTGCCAGACAACATAAATCCAAATCATCAAATTGTGCTGAAACAGTTAGGCTATTAG
- a CDS encoding ArsR/SmtB family transcription factor, translated as MNKENDHHEARQLFRKSTPIFQALGDPYRQDIILLLSEHDCLSVNEITEQSTLSRPAISHHLKILREVGLVSVEQKGTTRFYSLQLEDGVAILKMLLDKVEETCF; from the coding sequence ATGAATAAAGAAAATGACCATCATGAAGCGCGTCAGCTTTTTCGTAAAAGTACGCCGATCTTTCAGGCGCTTGGCGATCCCTACAGGCAAGATATTATCCTGTTACTTAGTGAACACGATTGTCTAAGCGTGAATGAGATTACCGAGCAATCAACCCTGTCTCGTCCAGCGATTTCACATCATCTTAAAATTTTGCGTGAAGTTGGCCTTGTTTCAGTCGAACAGAAAGGAACAACACGTTTCTATTCTCTTCAACTTGAAGATGGTGTAGCTATATTGAAAATGCTACTAGATAAAGTAGAAGAGACTTGCTTTTAA
- a CDS encoding SDR family NAD(P)-dependent oxidoreductase has product MSETALITGASGGLGADIATLFAKDGIHLILVARSKEKLELRAQELSKYGVQVDIIVSDLANPGAAGELFEKVKGLGKKVDYLVNNAGVGLFGKFVETDLQKELDMLYLNINSLTHLTKLVLEEMTERGKGSILNVASTAAFQPGPLMAVYYASKAYVLSFSEAIENELKGTGLTVSTLCPGPTRTDFSNRANLGKSKLFDGGTMDSMAVAKAGYEGVRNGKSIIIPGTQNKILAKSIRFIPRKVVTGIVRRMQQEK; this is encoded by the coding sequence ATGTCCGAAACAGCATTAATTACAGGTGCATCTGGAGGTCTAGGGGCAGATATTGCCACGTTATTCGCAAAAGATGGCATACACTTAATTTTAGTGGCGAGAAGTAAAGAGAAGCTAGAGTTACGAGCACAAGAATTATCAAAATATGGTGTACAAGTTGATATAATCGTTAGTGATCTGGCAAATCCTGGAGCTGCTGGTGAATTATTTGAAAAAGTAAAAGGACTTGGAAAGAAAGTAGATTATTTAGTGAACAACGCAGGTGTTGGTCTATTCGGTAAGTTCGTAGAAACCGATTTGCAGAAGGAATTGGACATGCTGTATTTAAATATTAACTCTCTAACCCATTTGACGAAGTTAGTTTTGGAAGAGATGACAGAACGCGGTAAAGGTAGCATCCTAAATGTAGCTTCTACAGCTGCATTTCAACCTGGTCCTTTAATGGCAGTCTATTATGCATCGAAAGCCTATGTACTTTCTTTTTCAGAAGCGATCGAGAATGAGTTGAAGGGGACAGGGCTCACCGTATCAACTTTGTGCCCTGGGCCGACAAGAACCGATTTTAGTAACCGTGCTAACCTTGGGAAGTCAAAACTTTTTGATGGAGGTACAATGGATTCCATGGCTGTCGCAAAAGCAGGATATGAAGGAGTAAGAAACGGAAAGAGTATCATTATTCCTGGTACACAGAATAAAATTCTAGCTAAATCAATCCGCTTCATTCCTAGAAAAGTTGTAACAGGAATCGTGAGGCGTATGCAACAAGAAAAATAG
- a CDS encoding SCO family protein produces MKKRFLFVTGLMTLLVILAACGKDVPDDLDWEVQDFTYTDQTNSEFGLSDLNGKVWIADLIFTNCETVCPPMTANMSQLQDKLAEADVDVELVSFSVDPKRDTPEELMKFSEKFDADLSNWHFLTGYDNEEIKSFAESSFKTAVDADPNSDQFIHGTAFYLVNKDGVVVKKYSGVSNVPYEEIVDDVKALQ; encoded by the coding sequence ATGAAGAAACGCTTCTTATTCGTTACGGGATTAATGACACTACTGGTTATACTTGCTGCTTGTGGGAAGGATGTTCCCGACGACCTTGATTGGGAAGTGCAGGACTTTACATATACGGATCAGACGAATAGCGAGTTTGGTTTAAGTGATTTGAATGGAAAAGTGTGGATTGCTGATTTGATTTTCACAAATTGTGAGACAGTTTGTCCGCCTATGACAGCAAATATGTCCCAACTCCAGGATAAGCTTGCAGAAGCGGATGTGGATGTAGAGCTTGTATCTTTTTCTGTTGATCCAAAACGAGATACACCTGAAGAATTAATGAAGTTCTCGGAGAAATTTGATGCCGATTTATCAAACTGGCACTTCTTAACTGGTTACGATAATGAGGAGATTAAAAGTTTCGCAGAGAGTAGTTTTAAAACAGCTGTAGATGCAGATCCAAATTCAGATCAATTTATTCATGGCACTGCTTTTTATCTTGTGAATAAAGATGGCGTGGTCGTGAAAAAGTATTCTGGCGTTTCGAATGTCCCTTATGAAGAAATTGTCGATGACGTTAAAGCTTTACAATAA